ATATAGTTACGGCAAGAGGCATACCATTCGGCCGACTCCGTCATGGCGCGGACCCACAGCAATTTTAACCGAAACCGCTCGCTCTCCGCCCATACGTATTCGTAATCCTGCAAGTAATCGCCGGTGTATGCCGCCATGACCTGCTCGATTTCCTCGATCGTCCGGTCGTCGACCGGCAAGAGCGTCTGCAGGCGCTGCTCCCATTCCTCCACGTCCAGTCGGACATGGTCCACATCCAGAATGTACCCTTCCGTCGCGTTCGATAAGTGAAACCGGGTATTCATCGGTTCCAGCGTTTTTCGAATATGATAGACCGCGGTGTACAACTGCGAGAACGCCTTATTCGGTTCGTATTCCGGCCACAGCAGCTCGACGAGCGCGGATTTGCGAACCAGTTGACCCCGGTGCTGCAATAAATACAAGAATAACTCCTGGGCTTTGGCGGTTCGCCAACGAATGGGCGCGAGCGGCTTGCCGTCCGCCTCGATCAAGACTTGTTGGAACAGCTTCATCCGAAGGGGCGCAGTCGCCGAGGCTCCCGAGTCCGCATCCCCTCCAAGACGCTCCTGAATCCGCTGCAGCGTGACGGCCAAGCGTTCTTTCCCTACCGGCTTCATTAAATAATCCAAAGCGTTCAGCTCGAAAGCTTTGATCGCGTATTCATCGTAGGCCGTGCAAAACACGACGTTCAGCTTCGGCTTCCGCTCCAACAGCCGTTCGGCCAATTCGACTCCGTTCACTTCCGGAAGATGGATATCCAGGAACGCCACGTCTACGTCGTGATCGAGAATATAGGCCGTTCCCTTCTCGGGATCGACGAACTTCGCTGCGACGTCGATGTCGGCGATGTCTTGAAGTTGATGTTCCAGATAGCTTAACGCTAATAGTTCATCGTCGATCAGGACGACTTTCATCGTTATCCCCTTCCACCCATAATTGATAGGAACTTTACATTCTCCCCTATCGTACTACTTAAGAGGTTTAATGAACAAGGAGGAACATCGATCATGAAAATGAAACGCCTCGCGGCCTCCGCCGCCGCTCTCGCGCTGCTCGCGAACGCCGTCCCGGCGGCCGCGGCGGACGACCGCTCCCCCGTCGCCTTGTGGGTGAACGGAAGCGCATTGACGTTCGCGGACGCGTCGCCTTACGAAGAAGCGGGCGCCGTCCTCGTTCCGGTTCGCGCCGCCGCCGAACGGCTCGGCTTCCGCGTCTCGTTCGACCCCGGTACATACGCGGTCTCCTTGTCCTCGTCGAACGTCGACGTCTCCTTCCGCGTCGGAGCCGCCTCCGCGACCGTCAACGGACGCGAGACCGCCTTCGCGCCCGCCTCCGCCGTCGTCTCGAACCGCGTCTTCGTGCCGCTGTCCTTCTTCGAGACCGTACTCGGATTCGAGACGGCCTATCGGGCCGACGTGAAAGCCGCCGAGGTTCAAGGCGGCGCGCTCGACCCGAAAGCCTTGGTGGCCGACATCCTTCGGCTCCTCATCGATGGCAAATACCAACAGCTGTCCGACGAATGGTTCGCGGACGAGATGAAGGCGGCCGTCCCGGTCGAAGCGCTCGCTTCCGGCTGGGAAAGCGCGGCGCCGATCGCCGGAGCGTTCCTCGGCGTCGCGGCCGTGCAATCGGCGCCGCTCGACGCGGAAACGCTCGGCGTCGAAGCGGTCGCCGCCTTCGAACGCATGAACTTCAAAGTGTCCCTAGCGATCAATGGGGAACGTCAGCGATTGGTCGGCCTGCTGCTGCAGCCGGCCGCGGCGGAAGCCGAGGCGCCCGACGCCGTCGTCGAGGAAGAGGTCGTCGTCGGAGCCGGCACCGCTTACGAATTAGGCGGCACGTTGACGCTGCCCGCGGCGGCGGAAGGGCCGGTCCCGGCCGTCGTGCTCGTCCAAGGCTCCGGTCCGAGCGACCGGAACGAGACGGCAGGCGCGTATACGCCGTTCCGCGACCTCGCTTGGGGATTGGCGCAGCAAGGCATCGCCGTGCTGCGGTACGACAAGCGGACGTACGCTTACGGCGACGCGTTCACGCCGGAGGAAGCGGCCGCGATCACGGTCGCGGAGGAGTCGGTCGACGACGCCGTCGCCGCGGCGGAGCTGCTCAAGCGGGACGAGCGCATCGACGCGTCTCAGGTGTATGTAATCGGCCACAGCCAAGGCGGCATGCTGGCGCCTCGCATCGACGCCG
This genomic stretch from Paenibacillus antri harbors:
- a CDS encoding response regulator, whose amino-acid sequence is MKVVLIDDELLALSYLEHQLQDIADIDVAAKFVDPEKGTAYILDHDVDVAFLDIHLPEVNGVELAERLLERKPKLNVVFCTAYDEYAIKAFELNALDYLMKPVGKERLAVTLQRIQERLGGDADSGASATAPLRMKLFQQVLIEADGKPLAPIRWRTAKAQELFLYLLQHRGQLVRKSALVELLWPEYEPNKAFSQLYTAVYHIRKTLEPMNTRFHLSNATEGYILDVDHVRLDVEEWEQRLQTLLPVDDRTIEEIEQVMAAYTGDYLQDYEYVWAESERFRLKLLWVRAMTESAEWYASCRNYMKAIEKYFEICNRQPLAEEARFALMKLYAATNNHLSVHRQYRELTTVLLEEVGERPSPYITEWYLQWKMENKE
- a CDS encoding alpha/beta fold hydrolase, which encodes MKMKRLAASAAALALLANAVPAAAADDRSPVALWVNGSALTFADASPYEEAGAVLVPVRAAAERLGFRVSFDPGTYAVSLSSSNVDVSFRVGAASATVNGRETAFAPASAVVSNRVFVPLSFFETVLGFETAYRADVKAAEVQGGALDPKALVADILRLLIDGKYQQLSDEWFADEMKAAVPVEALASGWESAAPIAGAFLGVAAVQSAPLDAETLGVEAVAAFERMNFKVSLAINGERQRLVGLLLQPAAAEAEAPDAVVEEEVVVGAGTAYELGGTLTLPAAAEGPVPAVVLVQGSGPSDRNETAGAYTPFRDLAWGLAQQGIAVLRYDKRTYAYGDAFTPEEAAAITVAEESVDDAVAAAELLKRDERIDASQVYVIGHSQGGMLAPRIDAEGGDFAGLVLLAGSPRTLWELIYDQNMAFIEAMDDADPAKRANLDYVEAEYKKAQGVAAMSVEEAKNSTVFGFPAYYFKEMDAFDLPAYVDGLKKPVLVLQGEDDFQVYAEKDFAKYKEIFGERDDVTYKLYPGLNHFFVDYDGPGAGTLGEYNVPGAVSQHVIDDIAAWISKMK